In Mesorhizobium sp. M9A.F.Ca.ET.002.03.1.2, the DNA window GCAGCGGGTCATCCACCAGTTTCCGCGTCTGGCGCGCTGGTTGCGGCTGGATCGGAAGGCCGATGACCACTCGCAATATCGTAGCAAGGTTCGTCGCTACCTCGCCGTCGATCAACCAGATATCGTCCATGTGATGAATTACTGGGCATGGTGCCGGGAACTGAAGGCAGCCAACTCATCTCATCGGCTCGTGCTTGAGATGCAGTGTGAGTGGCTGTCACAGCGTGACCACGCTCAGGTGGCCCGTCAGCTCAAAGTGGTGGATGCGGTCGTCGCCGTCAGCGACCACATCGCAACAACCTTTCGTTCTGCATTCCCGGACTATCCTGGCGTCGTTGCCACTGTCGGTAACGGCGTGGACGTTTCTTACTTTCGGCCGAGCGGGCAGCGGGCTTCCGCATCCACCAGAACCCGACGTGTCATTCTGTTCGTTGGGCGGGTGTCGCCAGAGAAGGGGCTTCACACACTGATCGAGGCCTTCAGTGAGGTTGCGGCCAGGTTTGCGGACGTGGAACTTCGGATCGCAGGGCCGCATTCTCCGCTTCCGGTGGACTTCCTGACCAGCCTCTCGTCGGATCCGCGGGTAACCGCGTTGAGCCGTTTCTACGATCGCTGGGGCAATTGCCAATATCGGGAACACTTAGAGGAACTCATCGAGCGCCACGGGTTACGTGATCGAGTTCACTTCGTGGGTAACGTGCCCCACAAGGACCTCGTAGCGACGTACCATGAGGCCGACATTGTTGTGAATCCGTCCCTCAGCGAGAGCTTCGGAATATCGGTCGTGGAGGGCATGGCATGCGGGATACCGGTGGTGGGAACGAGCGTGGGCGGGATGTGTGAATCCATTCTAGCTGGCAGGACCGGGATGCTGGTCGAAGTCGATGCTCCTGGCGAGCTCGCCCAGGCATTGATGACGATGCTGGAGGATACGGTCCGGGCAAGCGAAATGGGAAGCGAAGGGCGCAAGCGTGCCGTCGAGCTGTATTCGTGGGAGGCGCGCGCAGAACGGCTCAAGTCCGTCTATCAGAAACTGCGCCCAGGCAAGCGGGTCCATGTTTCCACAAAGATCGTCAGCCATTGAGCCTTAGCGGTGGGCGGCGATCGCAAGTGCCTCGCAGCTTGTAGGCCGATGTGATGCGCATGCGGCGATCCTCAGTGTAGCGCTCAACCCGGTATCGGTCTACGCCCAACCCATGTCGGATTGGAATAGGCCCGTCAGGCCCGCCGCTCTCTTCACTAACGGCCGTCAGGTGCGCCCAGCCCAAAGGGCGGAGTGAAGGAGGCCGAGTGAACCTGGCTGTAACGACGCCAGGCGCGAGGGCTTCAGCGCAAGGCCCGGGCGATCGCGCCGTTTATGCAGTGCGGAGGATCGGCAGCCGCATATGGATCGCCCGTTTCTCAACAAGATGCCAGCTGAGAAAGCCCGCGCAGACTGCTATAGGCACGGTCAAGATCGTTAGCTGTATAGGCGTGATTGCCGGAACATACATGATCATTAGCTTCTGAATCGGCCATGCGTAGAGATACACGCCGTACGATATATCATTCTTTCGGTTAATCGAATTTAAGACGCTGTTCTCGTTTAGAAACGCCAAATACAGGAGCAGATAACCTCCAAACACGCCCACTGCGAGGGGCGCTAGCCGCTCCGAGAACATCCCGCCTATGAGAAGGATACAGCACAAAAGCGCTACCCGATTGCTCCTCCTCACATGCTCCTTGAGCAGCTGAAACAACGCCCCAATGGAAAATATCATCGTAAAACGTACGGCATCGTCCACGTTACCGATGGGCTCAAAATTTCCAAGATCGTAGCGAAAGTAAACACCTTGCGAAATGGAACTAACGAGGATTATTGCCAGTGAAACTGACATGATCGAAAAGACAAGCGTGGCGCGACCGAGACAGAATACCACGATTGCCACAAGCACATAACAGCGAAACTCGTATGCAATAGTCCATAGTGAT includes these proteins:
- a CDS encoding glycosyltransferase family 4 protein, which produces MKLVYVGQPYDRLFPPVQNSIGLIVYNTALRLGEGLQITLYGKHYRDDTVPADLPFAVRRAPARRDRALQRVIHQFPRLARWLRLDRKADDHSQYRSKVRRYLAVDQPDIVHVMNYWAWCRELKAANSSHRLVLEMQCEWLSQRDHAQVARQLKVVDAVVAVSDHIATTFRSAFPDYPGVVATVGNGVDVSYFRPSGQRASASTRTRRVILFVGRVSPEKGLHTLIEAFSEVAARFADVELRIAGPHSPLPVDFLTSLSSDPRVTALSRFYDRWGNCQYREHLEELIERHGLRDRVHFVGNVPHKDLVATYHEADIVVNPSLSESFGISVVEGMACGIPVVGTSVGGMCESILAGRTGMLVEVDAPGELAQALMTMLEDTVRASEMGSEGRKRAVELYSWEARAERLKSVYQKLRPGKRVHVSTKIVSH
- a CDS encoding acyltransferase; the protein is MAQRKSSHLEGDQMSDFDLRRPNALSFFRLLFASLVIISHSPELIDGNSNREVLKNIFGTLTSGQVAVYGFFFISGFLVLDSAMRSSFYTFMSRRVLRIVPGFVVAYLISISLVFWLGGGDFDELSPSRWAAKLSKMALLLNPAQVGSAFAGSHAPDVNGSLWTIAYEFRCYVLVAIVVFCLGRATLVFSIMSVSLAIILVSSISQGVYFRYDLGNFEPIGNVDDAVRFTMIFSIGALFQLLKEHVRRSNRVALLCCILLIGGMFSERLAPLAVGVFGGYLLLYLAFLNENSVLNSINRKNDISYGVYLYAWPIQKLMIMYVPAITPIQLTILTVPIAVCAGFLSWHLVEKRAIHMRLPILRTA